In Thermodesulforhabdus norvegica, a single window of DNA contains:
- the dksA gene encoding RNA polymerase-binding protein DksA, with the protein MDQETLNYFKKLLEDRLQELLKEAEKTMQEMTGENTFFPDPTDRASLETDRNFLLRIRDRERKLIAKIREALERIENGTYGICEGCGDEIDIERLKARPVTTLCIECKRKQEALEKLRGE; encoded by the coding sequence ATGGATCAGGAAACCTTGAATTACTTCAAAAAGCTGCTGGAAGATCGTCTTCAGGAGCTTCTGAAAGAGGCTGAAAAAACCATGCAGGAGATGACGGGAGAAAACACCTTCTTCCCGGATCCAACGGACAGAGCTTCTCTGGAAACGGACAGGAACTTCCTGCTACGGATTCGTGATAGGGAACGCAAGCTTATAGCAAAAATAAGAGAAGCCCTGGAAAGGATTGAAAACGGCACTTACGGTATATGTGAAGGCTGTGGCGATGAAATAGACATAGAACGCCTCAAAGCCCGCCCTGTGACCACCCTTTGCATAGAATGCAAAAGGAAACAGGAGGCTCTTGAAAAACTAAGGGGTGAATAG
- the moaC gene encoding cyclic pyranopterin monophosphate synthase MoaC — translation MAASFTHLDEEGRVRMVDITSKEPTVREARAEGAIRMSPELLDMVVCGKVPKGNVFETARIAGIMAAKKTADLIPLCHPLQLTAVSLDFTVDRKLPGVHITAIVRTTDRTGVEMEALTAVSVAALTVYDMCKALDKTMTIDQIRLVYKSGGKSGVFVRDGNLVLNSDEGETNLQR, via the coding sequence ATGGCTGCTTCGTTTACGCATCTGGACGAAGAAGGCCGGGTTCGGATGGTTGACATAACATCCAAGGAACCCACGGTTCGGGAAGCACGGGCGGAAGGGGCTATCAGGATGAGTCCGGAGCTCCTGGATATGGTTGTGTGCGGAAAAGTCCCGAAGGGAAATGTCTTCGAAACGGCCCGTATTGCCGGTATCATGGCTGCAAAGAAAACGGCGGATTTAATTCCTCTGTGCCACCCCTTACAGTTGACCGCCGTTTCCCTGGACTTCACCGTGGACCGCAAACTTCCCGGCGTTCACATAACCGCCATCGTCAGGACAACGGACAGGACAGGGGTTGAAATGGAAGCCCTGACGGCGGTGTCGGTTGCGGCCCTTACCGTTTACGACATGTGCAAGGCTCTTGACAAAACCATGACAATTGACCAAATACGACTTGTTTACAAATCCGGAGGAAAAAGCGGGGTCTTCGTACGAGACGGCAATCTCGTGCTCAATTCCGATGAAGGGGAAACCAATTTGCAGAGGTAA